From Ailuropoda melanoleuca isolate Jingjing chromosome 8, ASM200744v2, whole genome shotgun sequence, a single genomic window includes:
- the ATP5MG gene encoding ATP synthase subunit g, mitochondrial, which yields MAQFVRNLAEKAPALVNAAVTYSKPRLATFWHYAKVELVPPTPAEIPTAIQSLKKIVKSAQTGSFKQLTVKEALLNGLVATEVWMWFYVGEIIGKRGLIGYNV from the exons ATGGCCCAGTTTGTCCGTAACCTCGCGGAAAAGGCCCCGGCGCTGGTGAACG ctgCTGTGACTTACTCGAAGCCTCGATTGGCCACATTTTGGCACTATGCCAAGGTTGAGCTGGTTCCTCCAACCCCTGCTGAGATCCCTACAGCTATTCAGAGCTTGAAAAAAATAGTCAAGAGTGCTCAAACTGGTAGCTTCAAACAGCTCACAGTTAAG GAAGCTCTGCTGAATGGTTTGGTGGCCACCGAGGTGTGGATGTGGTTTTATGTCGGCGAGATCATAGGCAAGCGTGGCCTCATTGGCTATAATGTTTGA